From Cydia fagiglandana chromosome 6, ilCydFagi1.1, whole genome shotgun sequence, the proteins below share one genomic window:
- the LOC134665403 gene encoding uncharacterized protein LOC134665403: MDARTQRLRLQAISLAILLAIIDQTQAFTLRYDYVRPHDLTAEESRVSPVVHELKRDHMENVEFQVAPIGVALSLTMTTESEAETTFQNEIVTSNNLKEANQIEPTINTHEQVESEVKVEDSTSAAADDEVKSAQNLIWMDSELESKNITPLTQVETTTVTTESITTEASTNKESIETKTTDVMISIVNTTTPVVIVSETPNTAATTTESNIIETTPTWKKYTTIERKPVTTSEYVVPLRTERIGDSINAHTTETRVSLEKVFDLAPDILSLQELKTHLLDSTNSVPTETEVNSTEIVSKRAGYLNHTTPELDAVISTNVNALKATYEVETGGVAYDMDTHEESDYTLNKTSHSQMAEDALKEELLVEANLGDKNLFATIPKSDGSYDEQNEITTRIDQQTDNYLTVRPINSDKKNTLYTVSPNYKPLKKIEVQPSKPFVRDPDDNSWRNESLSSLGIVFKGKNSTKAFTEVIKNKTEIVMNNTTEPEKVLMKVDLRDRLEKIAEKRKRKKKIDNNGSTEYGDYEENSSGDTYTSKEKPEIKLATLPTPPELVNPGITFGTKLEESSNKYPSKTPKLTFDYYDGKDEDADYATYPNIDILKSTPRPRVQWPVTQRILDNTHHVRTYLPDRQPTVQYFPPRPKTQNDYKVAPFGHTAQPQTKPFETYTKNTENTPSTYITTDKIQHVEYRQVGAGAGPVDGGGDDAFMIRHYKDFLESVAKDMDYDKNGPYQRPISEEGPSVKSEDYFGQRKEGINKYVDYLNQNHERFKADFPVVFNTSIVHGAERGKVLASSSAMFKRLYNGAQTKEVFDFSNRPFDPNCDNVTVELSPAYELHYYVPDQEETAGRSTMPFGYRH; this comes from the exons GTTACAAGCGATATCGTTAGCAATCCTGCTAGCGATCATCGACCAGACACAGGCCTTCACACTCCGCTACGACTATGTGAGGCCCCACGACCTGACTGCAGAGGAAAGCAGAGTTTCACCAGTCGTACACGAGCTGAAACGAGACCACATGGAAAATGTAGAGTTCCAGGTTGCTCCCATAGGCGTCGCGTTGTCACTGACTATGACCACAGAAAGCGAAGCGGAGACCACATTCCAAAACGAAATAGTGACAAGCAATAACTTGAAAGAGGCAAACCAGATAGAACCCACTATAAATACACATGAACAAGTTGAAAGTGAAGTTAAAGTTGAAGACAGTACAAGTGCAGCAGCTGATGACGAAGTAAAAAGTGCACAGAACCTCATCTGGATGGACTCGGAGCTTGAGAGTAAAAATATTACTCCTTTAACCCAAGTAGAGACAACTACGGTTACAACTGAAAGTATTACTACTGAAGCCTCAACTAACAAAGAAAGTATCGAAACTAAAACCACTGACGTCATGATTTCGATAGTTAATACTACTACGCCCGTTGTCATTGTATCAGAAACACCGAATACAGCGGCTACTACAACTGAATCAAATATTATTGAAACTACACCTACATGGAAAAAGTATACTACAATTGAAAGAAAACCAGTGACTACTAGCGAATACGTCGTACCATTACGAACAGAGCGCATAGGTGACTCGATTAACGCACATACGACTGAAACTAGAGTTAGTCTCGAGAAGGTATTTGATTTAGCACCAGATATACTATCCCTACAAGAGCTAAAAACTCATCTTTTGGATTCAACAAATTCCGTACCAACAGAAACTGAAGTTAATTCTACGGAGATAGTATCAAAACGAGCAGGATATTTAAATCACACAACGCCAGAATTAGACGCTGTAATTTCAACTAATGTCAATGCACTGAAAGCAACTTATGAAGTCGAAACGGGCGGAGTCGCGTACGATATGGACACGCATGAAGAAAGCGATTACACACTAAATAAGACGTCTCACAGTCAAATG GCAGAAGACGCACTGAAAGAAGAGCTTTTAGTAGAAGCCAATTTAGGAGACAAGAATCTTTTCGCCACTATTCCGAAAAGCGACGGGTCTTATGATGAACAAAACGAAATCACTACACGCATCGACCAACAAACTGATAATTACCTGACAGTTCGACCTATAAATAGTGATAAAAAGAATACTTTATACACAGTTAGCCCCAACTATAAGCCTCTTAAGAAGATAGAAGTCCAGCCTTCGAAACCTTTTGTGCGTGACCCTGATGACAATAGCTggagaaacgaaagcctcaGTTCACTAGGAATAGTTTTCAAAGGAAAGAACTCGACCAAAGCCTTTACAGAAGTTATAAAGAATAAAACTGAAATAGTGATGAATAACACCACGGAACCAGAGAAAGTATTAATGAAGGTCGACTTGAGGGACAGGCTTGAGAAAATTGCAGAGAAAAGGAAGAGAAAGAAGAAGATCGATAATAACGGGAGTACAGAGTACGGTGATTATGAGGAAAATAGCTCTGGTGATACGTATACGTCGAAAGAAAAACCTGAAATTAAATTGGCAACTTTACCGACGCCTCCGGAGTTAGTTAATCCAGGTATCACATTTGGAACCAAATTAGAAGAATCGTCCAACAAATACCCTTCTAAAACGCCCAAGCTTACATTTGATTATTACGATGGAAAAGATGAGGACGCAGACTACGCAACGTACCCTAACATCGATATCTTAAAGTCTACACCGCGACCTAGAGTCCAATGGCCGGTGACACAAAGGATCTTAGACAATACTCATCATGTCAGAACGTACTTGCCTGATAGGCAGCCTACTGTACAATACTTCCCTCCGAGACCTAAAACGCAGAATGACTATAAAGTTGCACCTTTTGGGCACACCGCACAACCACAAACTAAGCCATTTGAAACATACACTAAAAATACGGAAAATACCCCTTCGACATACATCACAACTGATAAAATACAACACGTTGAATACAGACAAGTGGGTGCTGGTGCTGGTCCAGTGGATGGTGGGGGTGATGATGCCTTCATGATTCGACATTACAAGGACTTTCTAGAATCCGTAGCCAAGGATATGGATTACGATAAAAACGGCCCGTATCAGAGACCGATTAGCGAAGAAGGCCCATCAGTGAAATCGGAAGACTACTTCGGTCAACGGAAGGAAGGAATCAATAAATACGTGGATTACCTCAATCAGAATCACGAACGATTCAAGGCCGACTTTCCGGTGGTATTTAACACTAGCATAGTACATGGCGCGGAAAGAGGAAAGGTGCTTGCTTCTTCCAGTGCTATGTTTAAACGATTATATAATGGAGCTCAAACAAAGGAAGTGTTCGACTTTAGTAACAGGCCTTTTGATCCGAACTGCGATAATGTTACCGTAGAATTGTCTCCTGCGTATGAGTTGCATTACTATGTTCCAGATCAGGAAGAAACGGCGGGCCGCAGCACTATGCCATTCGGCTATAGACATTAA